The nucleotide sequence CAAATTAGCAATTACTCTATTTTAGCTGAAAATCCAAGCATCCGCAAATAATTTGACGtcctattttacttgtctttttttattaagtaagaagagataaatttttttttcatattttaccctttgtattaattattttttttttcaaattaaaatgtaaatatcatttaataaaggtactatggtaaactaaacatgctattaattatttttcttaatcaatgtaccATCTCAATTTGGTTGCAAGTGTAGCAAAGGTGTACCCTTTAATAGGGGTACCCTTTGCAATCGTTAGttgaaagggtatttttgagtcataaaggtggatgaagggatatttttgaaccaatttcaatttttaaaaggtatttctgacattttttcaaacttttaattataatttttaaaaatttgtcctattactttaaaaaaatagctaaatatacccttcgtcatgtttttgggtcaaatttaccctcgttgtcatactttggggccaaatttaCCGCTCTACTTTGAAAAGTTGGTTAAATATACCCTTCGTTatactttgaggtcaaatttatcctcgatttcatactttggggtcatatTTACCCTCAtggttaagaaacttttcacttTTAACCTTCCTTTAACAGAAAAGTCCAAATCAACgttaaattctctaatttttaaaaataaatcacatcCTAATCTAACTCAACGGATCTGAcccataaaaaatatacaaataaatataccccTCCCTTAGTTCCGTTGGTCGaattttttcaactaacaaaaaaTACTTCTTTTTCAACGTGCAACACTGGTAGGTATTTTACAAATGAACAAAACGTAAAACGAAATGGGATAACGGAGAAGCATGAAACTAGAGAAAACGTCTATTACAAACTTTGCTCTTATTCGATTAcgtttaaatttcaaattttggtatGCAATTCTATGTGCATCAAAACTCTAGAACCAgtgaataatttttttgagtaaatgacatgataaaaaaattgtgtaaatctaaattgcatatatatatatatgtgtgtgtgtgtgtgtgaatgaaGAGATATCCGATTGGCACATAAGGAgacctcttaactcaatcatcTAGAGAAATATCCAATgggtctaatctattgcattagttTGTCAAGTGCCATTTTTCATGAGCTTTTCACTGATGCAAATCCACGAACTGAGAAAGGAATATACTTCTTTGTGTTTGAACTGATGcaaatcaatttttcatgagttatgcctGATAAATATCTAGTGGCTTAATCTCGTTGAAAAATTGGCCAACAAAACTGAAGGGggtatatttattatttgtgtcTTTTTTGTGGCTCGAGTAAGATCAGACGAATTAGATTAAGgtgtattctatttttttaaatgggGTATTTAACATTCATTTGAGCTTTTCTATTTAAAAAGTGTACATATGAAAAAATTCCTAacaacgagggtaaatttgatttcaaagtatgacatcaagggtaaatttgactcaaaagtatgacgaagggtatatttagaCAATTTctaaagtagaggggtaaattttGCCCCAAAGTATGACACCGAGGGTAAATTTGACTACAGAGTATGGCGAAGggtatatttagctaatttttcaaagcagaggggtaaatttgacccttttcccttttaaaaatcgttagttgcaagggtatttttgagtcataaaggtggatggagggatatttttgaaccATTTTCAATATTTGAAGGGTATTTCTGGCCCAATAGATTAACGAAGGGTATgtttgaaccaatttcaatacttgaagggtatttttggCCCTTTCCATTTTAAATTCAGATacttaaaaattatacaaaaaatgctataagttgcaattcttctcatattaatacgataaaaaaaaatatatttgaaaatgttgatcaaaattACGTAGTTTGACTATCGAAAAGCGAAACACGACAAATAAAAGTGGACGGAGGGGACATTTCAATTCTAATGCACACATACACTTCTAATCCATTACTATATACATTCTTAGGGCTCGTTTGATCGAGGAACAAGTTGTCCCAAGATTAATTATTTCGGGATTGTTATTCTACCCTCAATTGAGATAACAATAACGTTATAGCCCTGAATACTAATTTCAGAAtaagttattttaattaaatttggcACAAACTCATCATACAATTAAACCAAATTAACCGTTCCTTGTTCCTCGTACCAAACAAGCCCTTAATATAGTTTGATGCAAGAGTTAAGTGACAACGATCTtaggataaaatataaaattattctatttattacaCAATATCATTCTATTTACTCTCCCGTTTTAAAAAGACCTACTTGCCCTTTCAGTCTGTTTAAGAAAgaacgatttttttttttttagcaacaTTTAAGTCTAATTTTTCACGTGATATGTTGAAcaccacaattttttttttccttaaacttCTGTCAagtcaaataagtcatttcttttaaacagagggagtattcTATTTCAGATAGTCCATTTTGCCTATTTAGGAACCGCTtgacaatgaaaataaaaaatatattcactttgtttggtatttttaaagtttaaaattgaGTTGAAGTTGTATTTGGTCACAGTATTTTAGAAATGAGTATTTTTGAAGCTAAAagtattttaaaagtgaaaataaaattttaaaaatttgagtttTAGGGAAAttgggttatttttaaaataaaagtttgagatttttttgataaaaaaagtgAATCTAAAAATAGCAAAAATACCTCGTACAGTGGTTTTAAAAAATgcaaatattatgaaaatataatctaaaatatttatgatgaaacACACATATTTCgtaataaagtaaaaatatatttcaaaattttgtgaATAATATCACCAAACGCCTACTTATATAGTTCCCCTCCCGCCGTTTTTCACATTTTCCCGCCATTAATAACCCTAGGCCTAAATAAAATTCGTCTTCAATATTCAAACCCCCCAAAAGATAACTCCAATGGCGAATCAATCTGATAATTCTATCGCATTTTCAGCAGAGGAGGTTCGTTTCACTTCTTAATTTTCgcttaaattttttcaatttcagtttcaaatcaaattcttaattttgattttataccaatttttatattatttcttatacctGGATAGGAGTAAGTTacgcatacactttaccctccacGGACCCCACAAGTTGGACTATAGATGTTGTTGTTTATGTTTTTAGTTGAGCTGAGTGTCTATTATAAACTACCTTTCTACCTGTCAAGTTAGGAAGTAtagtggtaaggtctgtgtaTACTCGTGTGACTATAGtgggtattttgttgtttatgttttttaattGCCTTGTTTTCATTATTATCCAACGATGTGTTATCTCatttttgttgtgtgcttttatgttttttgtttgtttgttgattaTACTGTTATTTGCCGTGAGCCGGGATCTATCCGAAACAGTCTCTCTATTTTATTtaagatagtggtatggactgcttacattttaccttccccagactccactttgtgggaatatactgggtatgctgttgttgttgtgTGGATCTATCGCAAACAACCTCTCGACATGTCAAGTTAGGGGTAAGTTGTACCTACATTTTATCCTTTCCAGACCCGACCTCACTCATGGGACTATAgtggatattttgttgtttatgtttttaattgAGGTGTGGGTATATCATAAACAACTTCTCTGCCTGTTAAGGTAGGTTAAGATTTTGTGTACGCTTTATCCTCTCTAGACCTCACTTATGGGATTATAGTGgggatgtttttgttttttaattgaGCTGTGGGTTTATCGAAAACAACTTCTTTGTCTGTTAAGGTAGgataaggtctgcatacactttaTCCTCTATAGACCTCACTTATGAGACTAcggtgggtatgttgttgttttttaattgaggtgtggatctatcggaaacaacctctctacatGTCAAGTTAGGGGTAAGTTTCTACGTATACTTTATCCTCTCTAGACTTGACCTCACTTATGGGACTATAGttgatattttattgtttatattttttaattgagcTGAAACATCTATTCTACTAGTCAAGGTAGGGTAAGGTTTGTGTACGCTCTATCCTCTCTAGACCTCACTTATGGGACTATAGTGGGTATGCTGTTGTTTTTTAATTGAGCTgtgggtctatcggaaacaacctctctacatGTTAAGTTAGAGGTAAGTTTCTACGTGCACTTTATCCTCTTCAGACCTGACCTCACTTATGAGACTATagttgatattttgttgtttattggtatgtgagtgtatgttaatactaggtgggtgtcctatttcttatttcttaattcctatttttcttattcccTATTGCTCTAAtttcttgtatttcatatttctttgattgttgttttattatttcttattctttatttcggTTATGTCATCCTCCCCCTTATCTACTATcctttatcttgagtcgggggtctattgaaaacaacctctctacttcttcggaggtagcggtatggactgtgtacatcttaccctccccagacccctcgctgtgggaatacactgagtttgttattgttgtatgttTTTAATTGAGATGAGCGTCTATCAGAAACATCATTTCTGCATGCTAGGGCAGGGGTAAGTTCGCTGTATACTTTATCCTCTCCGGACCTGACCTCACTTATGGGACTATAGTTGATAGtttgttgtttatgtttttaGTTGAGATGAGTGTCTATTGAAAACATTTTTCTGCATGCTAGGGTAGAGGTAAGTTCTATATATACTTTATCCTCTTCGGACCTGACCTCACTTATGGGACTATAGTTGATATTTTATTGTGTATGTTTTAATAGAGATAAGCGTCTATCGGAAACATCTTTTCTGCATGCTAGGGCAGGGGTAAGTTCTATGTATACTTTGTCCTCTCCGGACCCGATCTCACTTATGGGACTATAGTTGATATTTTATTGTGTATGTTTTTAATTGAGATAGCGTCTACCGGAAACATCTTCTCTACATGCTAAGGTAGGTTACTTGGTGTTTTCACAGTATCCTTGACTGTTAGAATTGGTTTTTAAGAGAATGGCCAGCATGTACAATTTTTGGCGTATGAAATCTGCCCTTTCTCTTTTAGTAgcatttcttctctttttcactCAGCGAGATAGAAATTGGCTCCCCATCTTATCAAGCTGTTTTAACTTATTGTTTCTCAATTATGCAGTTGGAGTTTTTAGCGGAAGATGAAATAGTTGAAATTGTGCCAAACATGAGAATGGAACCGCTAAATCTTATATCTGTATTATTCTATCCCTTTACTGTCTAAATTCATTCATATAGTCTCTCCGGTATTTATGCTGATTTTGTTGAAAATGAACCGATCGACAGGGAGATTTTGGACCTTTCCGTCCACAAATAGCTGCTCAGGTGCCTCTCTGGTTAGCTGTGGCTTTGAAGAAAAGAGGGAAATGCACTATCAGACCGCCTGAATGGATGTCCGTTGGTAAGCTTTTGGTTATTTGGCAACTTTAATAATCTGTGCTTCCAAATGCACTGGGCAGTTGATTTAAGTTGTGATTTGGATTTGATTGTTGTGGAGAGACTGTTAGTGATGCTATTTTACTAATTTACAGTTAGGTGCTGAAAGTTCtaactgaaaatatgaaatcCCATTCCTATAGTAACTTTGTTAGTGCTTGAGTTACGATAATTGTCAAGAACATGCTTTGCTTTACAAAGACAATGGGATAATATTTATCCAAGATAGCAGGTCAAGTTCAATCTGTCAGCAATATGGAACCAGTCCTTGCttcatgttcaaaaccatattccAGCTTGTAACTGTTCCACAATCTATCGTAGTTAGTGGAAATCCCACCTTTAAACGTATAGGTTGCCAGTAGAATTTGTTGTTTCACCAatttcaagaaaacaaaatactgCATCGATGAAACTTTTCCACAAGACTTCCTATTAAGTATTTTGGGAAACTTTCCGGTAAAGCTATTTGGCCCTATAACCAAGTGTTTTGTGTCTTCTATTTCTTGTTTATTGGACAACCAGATGGttaatcaattattttttgttaatatGACAATACCACTTTCACTCAGTCATCAAGGTTTTTCGATAAATGTTACGGTTGCCTGCAGTAGATCATATCAATTCCAATTGAAACTTTTTGTTCACTCCTGTCATATAACCATGCAGATTGTACTTGTTAAGTTTCTTACTGCTCTCTGCTTTGTCGACTAGAAAAGTTAACCCAAGTTCTGGAGGCTGAAAGAGATTCCGAGAAGTTCCAATTGTTACCATTTCATTATGTTGAAATCTCAAGGCTTCTTTTTGATCAGTAAgtagtttcttatttttatatcaaGGTTTATCATGTTGGTCTACTGATGACGACAATATTCAATTATCTAGTGCCCGTGAGGATATTCCTGACATCTATATGGTGAGCTCAGTTATTTACTCGATTCTATTGGCTTTGACGTTTAGTAATTCAGCCAGAACTCTGATCAAACATGTTCAATAGGTGAGATCTCTTATTGAAGATATTAAGGATGTGCGATTTCACAAAATTGGAACTGGCTTGGAGATAATTTCAAAGGAGGTCACATATGCGTTGAGGGTATGGTTATTCACCTCTTCAGAAAATCCTTTTTTCTGTTCTGATGCATGCGTCATTTTGATGATCAATATCTTAGTCATGTTGAGTAGTCTGTGGGGGTGCGTTAAAAAGAAAAGGAGGTGTTATATTGATTTTGTTACATCCGTTCCGAATCCATTCTGTagaaaatcaatctttttgaTCTAATAGATGTAGAACATCGTTTACTGTACAATGAAAAAACTATTTAAGCCTGGTTTGTATGTCATGTAATTGTTCTCCTTGCATATCTACACGTATGTAGAAAATGCTCACTTGTCCTGTGATAACGTTGTGCCAGATTGAGAACGGTCAAAGGAAGAGAAGTctgattattgattttaaagttcTACCAAAACTTCCATGCTTAATGTGAAGAAACACCTGTACCGTTTACCAAAGCTTTCCATAAGACGACAGGGTAGAACCTTTTCATCGAGGCAACATTTTGGGaccttggagtaactagtaaagttgctgccatgtgaccaggaggtcacgggttcaagccttggaaacagtctttggcagaaatgcaaggtaagactgcgtataaTACACttttgtggtggggcccttccttaGACACCATGCAtcgcggtagctttagtgcaccggactgcccttttttAACGTTTTGGGAAGAGAGTGGATAGGGaaatacattttttatttggTGGTGGTTTAGGAGATCTTTAGTGGAATTGCTTTTTGTGATTTTGAGGAAAAATATACAACGTTATAAAACTAATACATTAATCTGTCACTTCACAGCTTAAAAATCTGTCAGCAATGGAGGCAAATATAGTACGTCCATTCGTTACCAAAGCTTTGCAGACATTTCATAAGCTAAATACTTCAGAAGCAATACCTGAATCAGGCAGCGTACCTAACAGACAGCATCAGGCAATGAATCCAAGAGATAAAGTAAGTTTTCACGACTTTTCTACCTTTCTCAAATAAGAATGTGTACGTATATGTTCGTCTGTGTACTTCTCATCACGACTGAGAATTGGATAACTAATACCACTTAACTATACTGTCTCCCTTTTGAGACCATTCATACCATAATATGGAATGGCTGAGTTTTTATCATTTTGCAAGCAACAATGTTTCCTTTACTAAGTGTTTATTAGTTAGTTTCTAACGGTATCTTTCTTTGACATGCAGCGTGTGCTGAAAGGTCGATGAAGATGTTATCTCTCCTCATTGCCTCGTCCTGACCCCTCAAAGAGACATGAATCGAGCGTCCTGGTCCATTGTGTATTCGTATCATACTTGTTACCAGTTTATTTGTCAGCGACGAGTGACTTAAAAATCTCCTTCTGTCAAATTTCATGCTGATTCTGTTTCTtgatattcagttatcaaaaggTGCCAGGATCTGTGATGCATAATTTCTAACTTTTGACTGGTTTCTTAGCACAATTAAGTGGCTGTATTGTTGCCTTCTATGAAGgtgagccttggagtaactggtaaagttgttgtcatgtgatcaggagttTACGGGTTCAAGCCTGGTAAACAGCCTCtcgtagaaatgcaaggtaaggctgcgtataatacacccttgtggtgggacccttccccgaaccctgcgcatagcgggagctttagtgcacggGACCGCCCTTTATTGTTGCCTTCTGTAGTTATATTTGAGTCCCAACTGTTAAATAAATATGGGTGTAGACTTTAATATGGATTCTTTGAAGATGATGCATCTTTTGAGGATCTGACATACATAAGACATTAgatttgaagagtccaagcaacatcgGTTGGATGTAtgtaggaaaaaaaaaatatttttgagaatcCCACTTGTGGATGTGCTTCCATTCAGCTTTTGTTTTAACAGTTTGATAATCTAATGTGGTTTGGATAGTTTGAAATAACTTGAAACTAAGCCTTGATGAGTATATAAATGATTTTAGGGGTTCTTACATTTTGTATCTAATGTTATTAATGTCTTATGGTGTGTTATGAAGAAAAATACTTTTCATTAAAagtaagggatcgtttggtagtgTATTTGAAAgttaatacatgtattaatttaatgtgtattagtagtacttTGTTTGGTATATCCTTTTACCTTATGGGTGTGCTTGGTAtgatggaaaacattttccatggaaaatgttttcccggaaaataagttggttttctacttattttctcatgtttggttggtgagtggaaaatatttttcgaaaaatattttatggtatttggttggtgagtagagaatattttttagaaaaatattttctagtgtttaattggtgagtgaaaaaatattttttctctagcaactcaacaatttgtaagaactaatttaagcataacaaataatatcaatatcgaatactaaaatgttacaatcactaaatttaagcaattATAGGAGacatttttcaacattttgtcaggacaatttcaagatattataattaatagaaatataatgAAACGACAAATTTATTCAACCTCATGAAAtaagttacatcgatgacaaaatgaaatatgcaattagcaaaataacataggtaagtcttcctctatgcatatgaaaataacaatacattcaacgaacattggaaatAATTTGAGCTTCAttagtttttatttcaagcagtgaaaaattgcagtgaaaaatatttttgagtaatgtaaatttttaagaaatgtaatttttttgagtcatgtgaatatgagtgttgttgggatGGGGAAGAGGGGTGGGGTCATAAGtcacatttattattttttggaaaatgacttcccttggcccatgaaggaagtcattttccctcaaattggGAAAAATGAgttgtggaaaatattttcccaacattTTATTACAATCAAATATGGaaaaattggaaaacattttccaccgtaccaaacacaccctatgtgtaactaatgtttgcattagttatacactctattgtgtattgaagtgtgtattactaataactCAAAATCAATGACATTAGTAACACAATAGATCTATGCATGCAtaacatgcttaaagacactactatcccttaatttttttttgcattctttccaacatatatattgagtgtattctgtaactttttttttcttagaaattatgttattcatgttatttttaatatatctaaCCAAAcattgcataagaaaaatacaaccataactaatgcaaacatagCTAACATAAGCTTTGgtaatacaaacattactaatacatcatattttgcattattcttatacactctactaAACGACCCCTAAGTATGTTTCTTACTTACATTTAAAAATAAGTAGATATTATtggttgaaaaatattttatatagtttaagcAAATACTGTGGAGAGGAATGGGGATGGTAGAAGGTGGAGGCTGGATGTGTTGAAGGATGAGgaggaaataattaaaatatattatatcgTATTGTTAAATTCATAGTACGTAACAATGAAAAGCCCCATTGCCAACTCCGAAAAAAAAATAGGACATTGTGTGCGTAAGCCTCATACTCCATTGCCACATTCGTTTGGACATTTTTCAATAGTTTTTTGCAAATTATGCATTCCAAAGTCTACATTTTCCTAGCTTGAATTTCGTTTAATTCATAAACACGTAGAAGCCCATGAGGCCACCATTTAACCTTTGTTTACCATACAAATTTTTATATGCCACGCACTTATCTAAACAAGTGCTTTTATCTCATACATCCATTAATTCAACATCTTAATTTAAGCAAAAACCATACAAAACACAGATGATTCTTAATCTATTCACACCTATAAATAATCCTCCTTTTCATTCTTCATTTCTCATAATcacaattaaaagaaaaaagttaaaaaaatggaggtgtttaataagaaaataacatctccattctttactttcttgtttatttcttctcttctGCTTATTCAATGTTTTCCATATGTTTTATCACAGGTTAGCTCAATTCCTCAAAGCAAAATCATAATCGATAGCAAGATCACTTTATCACTTACGATATAATACCTCACTGGATATGTTTCCATCATTTAAAACTAAAGTTACACATAAAACTTAGATTCTATTCATATGGTGTCTTccttttaaaaatacatttttttcccAACAAACTTAGCCCTACATTAGAACGATCAATAGTAATTTTTCACCTGCATGTCTTAATGACTCAAACTCCAGATTTCTTGATCAGTGAGAGCGTAACACCAATTGAGACATACCTTTGTTTTTCTTAATGGTCCTTCATAACTTGGACATTTTTGAGTCCAAAgccttttttctcaaaaaatattattaaacactCCAAATTTCTTGACCAGTGAAAGCGTATCACCAATTGAGACATACCTTTGTTTTTCTTAATGGTCCTTTATAACTTCGACATTTTTGAGTCCAAAGCCTTTTTTCTCATAGAAAATTATTAAATTGAGAAATGAGTGCGGATGTTATAATAagttaattatcattttattatgTTATCAATTGAAGTTTATGATAGAAATTTATTTATGATTACCTTATACTATTTATACCTTATACTAAATAgcaatttgattatatatatatatatatatatatataatctgaATCATTTGGTCATCTAGTATACAAATTATGTACAACGTGTGTTGGTTGTGTATGCTttatgttaaatatacatgtaTCATCCATATCATATACATACCTATAcacaagatatatactaatttattataTTTCGTGTATATTTTGACCATGTTAGTAAACTAGTTAGCAGCAGAATGATGTATATCTTTGCGTACGACTAAAACTCAATGTAGATTTGTTGATAATTTTTGTAACTTTTGATGTATACAGCCTCTTGAAGACGAAGAATGGCCAACACTACAACCTCATAAAGGAGCCGGGGGCGGGGGGGCCACGGTAATGGCCACAGGGTGCCCGGTAAAAAAAAAATGCCTCGAGCCCCTCCGGTCCCGGGAAAGCCAGACCTACAACTTCCAAATGGACCAAatcctactactactactactacaacaccccaaaaaaagaaattttgcCTATCCAAACTACATGTTTCAGAGTCAGAAATGAAGGCCAATTTAAATTGGGCTTGCAAATATGGACGTGTGGATTGTCGCCCAATTAATCCTGGAGGAGGTGAATGTTTTTGACAACAGTACACTTAGGTCTCGTGCAGCCTGGGCTATGAATTCTTACTATCATGGCCTGGGTCGTGGAAATGACGCGACTTGTAATTTTTGGGGCACCGCTGCCATCGTCGACCTTGATCCAAGTAAGTATTCAACATCTTTTTATTAGTggtaaaatttttttatatataagataACCACGTGGAACTCTGTATAGTAACCAAGATTAGTAAcctaaaatattaattctaatatgaaaaataagataagtaGCTTGGTACAACATATCACAATGCAATTGActtccaatattttttttttatcataaaatattgttgaataattttattaaaaatctattGATGATTCTCCtaatatttgtttgttttttttttttttttttgtaggttaTGGTTCATGCAACTACCAATCTTTAAGTTTTATGGCCCCCCAAAAGGAAGATTTTGTAGCTACTCCAACATTTGAAGAATTAGTcttgaaatattaatatttttattttaaattatgtattttaatttgcAAAAACTAATCTAATTATGTGGTCGTGTAGTTTGTGGTTATcgtaaataaaaaaagaagatcgTTGCCTACTTAATTTGCCATGATCAAGTTTTAtatttaaatcacaatgatacaaagtttatacaagaaagactggcttggataagttttttgggAGGAAGGGTTTAAACATTTCAAGTAGGTTTTGAAGTTGGTTGATTTCACTCTACCTTCCTTCTAAGAAATGTACGCCTTTTATGGGCAAAAACTAGATAAAGTAGTGATTCTAAGGATTACTACGTGGCCTAAACACATGTGGCCGACACTTaaaagataagagataagaaagaatctTTAATAATGCAAGCCGGGTACTCttttgggccccatcgtcacatgcattattaattcttctttcagacttattttgacgcgtgcttcatcagtttttctttcttttggaaagtagtgataaaggaagcactctgaccaccactcagtactccctctttcctactgtttcttcatgtttatcattcttatagtttctattttccccagagttttttttttttcactttaccctgttcatctcttcctcttaatctatgttcttaacatcttacttctttaaccacacccgaAAAATTTTTGC is from Capsicum annuum cultivar UCD-10X-F1 chromosome 5, UCD10Xv1.1, whole genome shotgun sequence and encodes:
- the LOC107872301 gene encoding DNA replication complex GINS protein PSF2 isoform X1, coding for MANQSDNSIAFSAEELEFLAEDEIVEIVPNMRMEPLNLISGDFGPFRPQIAAQVPLWLAVALKKRGKCTIRPPEWMSVEKLTQVLEAERDSEKFQLLPFHYVEISRLLFDHAREDIPDIYMVRSLIEDIKDVRFHKIGTGLEIISKEVTYALRLKNLSAMEANIVRPFVTKALQTFHKLNTSEAIPESGSVPNRQHQAMNPRDKRVLKGR
- the LOC107872301 gene encoding DNA replication complex GINS protein PSF2 isoform X2: MANQSDNSIAFSAEELEFLAEDEIVEIVPNMRMEPLNLISGDFGPFRPQIAAQVPLWLAVALKKRGKCTIRPPEWMSVGLSCWSTDDDNIQLSSAREDIPDIYMVRSLIEDIKDVRFHKIGTGLEIISKEVTYALRLKNLSAMEANIVRPFVTKALQTFHKLNTSEAIPESGSVPNRQHQAMNPRDKRVLKGR